GGTCAGCGGCGCCCCGACCAGGGATGCGCAACTCGACAACGCGGTACTACCGGGCACCACTTCCACCTGAATCGGATCATCCGGCGTCCAACCACTGTCCAGCAGCAGTTCATAAGTGGGTCCGGCCATGCCGTAAACGCCGATGTCGCCGGACGACACCATAGCGACGATCTTGCCCTGCTTGGCATGTTCATAAGCTTCGATACTACGATCCAGTTCTTCGGTCATGCCTTTTTTGATGACTTCCTTGCCATCGAGCAAGTCTTGCACCAGTTTGATGTAGGTGCTGTAACCAATCACCACATCCGCTTCCGCAATCGCTTGGCGAGCGCGAGCAGTCATGTGCTCATGCGCGCCGGGGCCGATACCCACCAGTAAAATTTTGCCTGCTTTTGTCATTTAATTCTCGCTATCGAAACGGTGGCGTTCTTGCCGTCCACACCGCAATATTTATGTTTCTCGACCAGTAAATTCGTCAGCTCGGCATTGGCCGCTTTCAGTGCCGCCGCTTCCGCCACCGCCGGTGTACCCATGTATTTCATGACCACCTCGGATGGATTCAGTACCGGGATGCTGGCCAATGCCTCAGCCGGGTAAAAATACAGCGGCCAACGGTGTAGTTGGGCCAGTTGTAACAGGGCTGCTTCGTCGTTTTTTTTGTCGATGCTGGCCAAAC
The window above is part of the Methylomonas sp. ZR1 genome. Proteins encoded here:
- a CDS encoding cobalamin biosynthesis protein codes for the protein MKVMIGMGCDRNASLETLRQALAQALWQCGLDVSAVAGLASIDKKNDEAALLQLAQLHRWPLYFYPAEALASIPVLNPSEVVMKYMGTPAVAEAAALKAANAELTNLLVEKHKYCGVDGKNATVSIARIK